GGACCAAGGAATTGCTGGGTGACAATACGGATCAGGTCGTGCAGCTGCTCATCAACTACTCACAGTCTTCTGGTAATACCCGTCTCCCTTCGAGCCCATTTGCGGTCGAGACTGACCCTTTCCTGTAGCATCCGCCGCCCAAAACCCGCAGCTGATGGAGTGCATCACATCATGGCTGCGCGAGGTCCCCGTCAGCACCGTCGTCAACTCCCCCCTCCTCGACGTTATCTTTAACGGTGTGGGCAACGATTCGGCTTCCCAGGAGGCGGCGGAATGCTTGTGCACAGTCTTTAGAGAAACGCGGGATGTGGATGATAATCTGGAAACAATCCAGATTCTGCTCCCCCGCGTTATTGCTTTGCGTCAAAGAATCGCCGTGGTTGTCGAAGAGGAGGACACCGAGATCTACAAGTCTCTGACCAAGATCTTCGCCTTGGCAGCCGAGGCCTGGGTCGTGGCAATTGCCCGTGAGCCCGGCCATTTCAGGCCCCTCGTGGACGCTGTTCTCGAGTGCGCCGCCAGAGACAAGGACCGCGATGTTATCGAGCACACATTCCAGTTCTGGTACGAGCTGAAGCAGTACATTGTTCTGGAGCGCTACATTCAGGCCAGACTGGAGCTCGTGGACATTTACTCGAAGTTGGTCGACATCTTGCTCACGCACCTGCGATACCCGCAGTCCGAGTCTGCGAGCGAGACGGATCTTTTCGACGGTGACCGCGAGGCCGAGGAGAAGTTCCGCGAATTCAGACACCAGATGGGCGACACTCTCAAGGACTCTTGCGAGGTCATGGGAGTGACGGACTGCCTCACAAAGGTGCTCGAGGCCATCAAGGTCTGGATGCACAGCTACGCCGGTCAGGCAACGGCAACTTCAGTTCCTCACTGGCAAGAGCTTGAAGCACCCCTTTTCGCCATGCGTGCCATGGGACAGATGGTTGACAAGGAAGAGAGCATTGTCCTGCCTCAACTCATGCCTCTTCTCGTCCAGATTCCCAGCCACGAGAAGCTGCGCTTTGCCACTATCATGGTACTGGGTCGCTACACCGAGTGGACTTCGGCCCACCCCGAGTACCTGGAACCGCAGTTCAACTACATTGTGACGTCTTTCCAGACGGATTCGAAGGAAGTTGTCAGAGCTGCGGCCATGGCCATCAAGTACTTCTGCACCGATTGCAAGCAGCTCCTGAGCGGCCAGGTGATCCAAATGCAAGAGTTCTACGACCAGATTCTCGACAAGCTGCCCGATCAGAGTCAGGAGGAGATCACGGAGGGCGTTGCCAGCGTTGTTGCTGTGCAGCCGCCCACCGAGATCTACAAGCTGCTCAAGCTTTACTGCGACCCGTTGGTGCAGCGGCTGATGAACAAGGCCAACCTTGCGACCGATGACAAGGGCAAGCTGGCGCTCGCaggtaagttttataaatgcATCTTCGGGGATATATGACTAACTAGCCTTTAGACCACCTCCAGCTAATCACCATCTTCATTCAGATCGTGGTGCCGTATGTCGGACCTGGTGAGGAGAACCCGGCGGTCAAGTACTGGCAGGAGGTCTTCCCCGTGTTGGCAACGATCCTGGACAACTTCATGGGCTTCGTTCCGATTTGCGAGAGGATCTGCCGCTGCTGGCGAAACATGATCATCTCCTACCGCACTGCCATGACACCCCTGCTGCCGGAGATGGCCAACAAGCTGGCCGGCGGCTTTGCTGCGTCGAGACAAGGCGCGTTCCTCTGGGTCACGGCTGCCATCCTGCGCGAGTTCTCTGAAGACCGGGAACACGTCAACCAAGAGATTACGCAGAGCATCTATGCCTTCTTCGAGGCGCAGACCACGACATTCCTGCGCGTCATGAGCGAGCTGCAGCCGAGCGAGCTGCCCGACGTCATTGAGGACTTCTTCAGACTCCTGATTGACGCTCTTCTCTACTACCCTGGCAGGATCGTTCCGTCAGAGCTCCTGGGGCCCATCTTTGAGGCTGCCATTTACGCTCTGACTTTGGAGCAGCGCGATCCGCTCTCGGCGACGCTTCACTTCCTCCGTGACCTTCTCACGTACGGGGGTGATAACCCTGCGACGTCTGATGTCCTGCCCCCGGACGTGGCTGCTCAGATCCGTGAGGTGGTGAGCAAACTTCTTGCCACGCACGGCGAGAAGCTGGTCAAGCAGGTCATGGCTGGAATGATGATTACATTCCCTCGGGATTGCTTCGCTGACGGTAGTGGTGTCTTGCTGGCCATGTTCGAGCTCTTCCCCGCCCAGACGACGACTTGGGTTGAGAGCACTATCCAGCTCCTGCCTCCGGGCACCATCACACCCGCCGAGGCCAACCGACTCATGGCCAAGATCAGAGAGCGTCTCAGCGGCAACGACCCCACCGCCATCAGACAGGTGAGGGCGCTGTTGCAAGACTTCACCAACACATATCGTCGGCGCTACGTGGCTCCACGTGAGGGTCTCGGTCAGCTGGAGGCAGCTCGCTTCCACTTCACTGGCTAAGGATGGATTTTCTGATGGAGGAGGGTTTTATAAAGGTCACGACCGCCTCGAGTGCTGTTGAAAGCAGCTTTAGGGGACTGGATAGGGGTAATGTGTTGCCCATCGAAGGGGGCCTAGAGATTATGATCTTGGAGGATGGGAAATGGCGAGGTGGGAGACGGAGAGCTTCCGCTAGGTCTGGCTGGATGCGGATAGCATTAGGATGAATGACACCTAGGCTCCAGGATTACCCACTCGTGTCCTGCGGCCGAGGCAGGTAGAGGAAGACAGGCAAAGGGGCATTTCGAAGCCTAGTTAGAGGCAATGAGTGAGGGAGCGGAAGGATTTGGGTCACGATTGCGGTGCAGTTGTTGGGGACGCACCTCGTTCTCTGCAGAGAAGAGACAAAGATGATAGACCGAGATCTGTGAGCATACATGGCTAAACATGTTTGGGGCGGCAAAGAGCGATGGCCTTTCACAGACCGACTGATAGGGGCGCATTGCCTGGTTAGAAATTCAAAAGTTTCAAATGCATTTCTTTACTGCTCATGGTAACCCTGCAATACATGGCGATGCTGGCTTTTGTTTCCTTTCGGCTCTTTGGCTTGACTGAGCAACAAAGAATGTTGAAGTACGAGTTAGCTTCAAGATGGGCTCAGTCTTAAGATCATCTTATGGCCGGCTGATAGGGGATTCGAGAGGCAAATTTGTGTCTGAACCTACTTGGTGACTTAATCATTGAAACCACCAAGTAAGCCCCATTGAGATATTCTTCTCGAGACTGCTTGGACTACACTCCAGTAAATGAAATCATATAGAGGGGGAATCGTCATGTAGGTCGACGCTCTTAAAGACACGCCCTGGTAGGCAACAGAACCCCTGCAGGTGGCCCGGGCTTCGCATGCACTAAACGCCATTGGACACAGCTTAATGACCCAACGCAAGCACCGCGACTTGGACCTGCTCGACGCGACAACGGCcaaaaaaaagtaagagcAAGAGATGTCTCGTCATGATTGCTTCCCGACTTCTCCCTCCCCGAACCACCCTTGTTTCCCCGTCACACTTTCCGTTTGCTTCTCAGCAGTCGAATGAGCACTGGTCCAATGCCAGGTCGCGATACGAGGTGATCAGCCTTCACCTAGCTCGAGGCAACTGCCTTCTTTACCCGACAACCTATCCCGAATTACGACGGCACACTGCGACTTGTTATTGCCTCTCCCACCAACTCCCTGCGTGCAATCGCTCTCTTGCGAAGCTTTGATACGAAATCAAAGCACTCGGACGAATCAAAGGCTTCACTCCCCGCCGCAAACATGCCTCCGAGCAGTGGCACAAACCGAATGGCCCAGTACGCCAGGAATGCGTCCATGGACTCGGGCCTTCCGAACGGAAGCAACAACCAGGCAGATCAACTACGATCCGGGGCAACTGGCTTCCCTACTCGACAGACCATCACTGAGTCTGCGAGGCTGCCTGCCCCCAAGCCTCTCACGTCTGGCATACCCTTGGTGTCCCACATCCGCCAGCCTGAGCCAGGCCTTGCCCAACCTCAATCCGCACCGCCCATGCATCCTCGCCAGCCTCTGCCGGATAGCTCCCCGCCTCCACCGCAACGAAAACGATCCAACTCGCAGAGCAGCGATGGGCCTGGCTTTTGGCCCGAGTCTCACATAGATAGTCAGTTCGGCTCGCCTACCACCCAACGCACCGAGCGATACGACGCCGGCATCGACGATCGCCTCGGTGCGCTGCCGCACTCGCTGCAACCCGCTGCCGAAGTGCCTGCGATGCCCGAGTTTGAGGATACCCATCAGGCAATGGGAAACAACGGGATGCCGAGCTTCATCATTGGCAAGGACGGCTCAATGAGAGTTATGCCAAAGAACCAATATGCTCTGCCCATTACACACGGCGGCATGGCACACTCACGAGAGCAGCAGCATGAGCATGAGGAATACTCGAGCGAACCTCTCTACAACAACCACCGCTCTCCGCAGCGCCAGACAAGGATTGCCATTCACCCCACTACTGTGAAGCGACCGTACGGGCCCCCCGCCTTTGAGGATGACGAGGAAGTCTTCTCGGACGCTCCAACTCGTAAAGTCCCACATCATCAGCAAAACCTGAGGCGTGTTGTTAGAAGAGACAGGCCTCCGGAGTCCCGGCGAGCCGAACTCTTtccagaggaagaagaagtcgACGGCAGCCTGGCTAGTGACTATCCTGCTACAGAGGACGATCACGGTACTCCCCGCGCTAGTCGTAAGAAGAGTATGCCAACGGAAGTGCCTCCCCTTGAAGGCCCACTTCCGATTGCGGCCCGCGGCCAGCGAGACAAATCACGGAAGCGACGTCGTGAGAAGTGTGATTACGGAGACGAAGAGCTCCAGAGGATGACATACTCCCAACTACGCGAGCAACCCTTCGACGAAGATCCTGCCAAGACATCCCTTCCAACGGCTACGCCTCTGAACGGTGACAGTCTTTCAGTCAAGCTCGAACATTTCAAGGACCAGCGCGAATCCGACCAGAAAACCTTCTTTAGCCAGATGAGTGTTGGCGACTGGGAGCGGTCCGGCGATTGGTTCCTGGACCAATTTGGCAGTGTTGCGAAGAAGTTGAAAGAGGCGCGCAAGGAGAAGCGAGACATGGTTGATCGCTTCGAGACGGAGATTGCCAAAAGGGAGGAGGCAGTCCGCGTCCGGACTGAGAACATTACTAAGAAGCTGAGCAAGATCCGCCACAAGGGCGAAGACATGTTGGCAGACAAGGAGGTTTGACAGCATCCTGCAGAATATCATCACAAGGCGCCATGGATCATGTTATCGGGTGCAGGTGCATGCAAAGGGGCGTTCGGATGTGTAGCGAATTTTGATGACACTTTATGGCTAATGATTCATGGCTATCATGACTGGCGTATTGGGGTGGTTTGTTTGTATCATATTCCCGGCGTTGGCACAGGTAGTCTCTATGTCATTGACAGACTGTCCTCATAAAATGAACGATTCCTTGACCGATCTGTCTTTACGGACGACCAGTCTCATCTGATGGCCTGGGCTGTTTGGCAAGATGCCCTTTCTGACGTTATCTGAAAACAGCTCATAGGCAGGGTAGTAGCCGTCGACGAACTTGACGACCTGCTCATCAGTCATGCCCGCACCCCTCTCGCGACGGAGCGCAGCCTCTTGCTGCAGGCGCCAATCGTAGACGTACTGGGTGTCCTCGGCATCAACGTGGATAAAGACGTCGAGGAGATCAGTCATGGCGTCGTACTCTTTGAGCCTCGCGTTCACCAACAGAAGGTGCTCGAGCTTGTGCTTCTGGAGCGTCCTGCTGGGGGCCTTCCACCTGGCTTCCACCTCGGCCCCGGGCAGGGCGCGGAAGCCGACGCACCAGCCCTCGAAGATGACAACCTGGACTTTTGGCTGGCCGGGCTTGTTGACCTCTGTCCACTGGCTCTCGGGGACGCGGTCGCCCTGGCCGGAGAAGGCTGCCTTGTCGTAGGAGGGGACTTTAGTGGGCTGACCCTTGGCGATGCTGTCAAAGAATGCGCGCGCGAGCTGTGTGTCGTGCGTTCCTGGCTCCCCGCGCTGCTGGATGAGGAGGTTCTCTGGGTGAGAGCGCGCGAGGGCGACTTGGTCTGCGTGTGTGAGGTAGAGGTCGTCGATGCTGAAGACGAGGGTGGGGTGGCCTAGTTTGGTGAGGGTGTCGGCTAGGGCGCGGACGAGGGTTGTTTTGCCGACGCCTTGGACGCCGTTGAGACCGATTATGAAGGGGCGTGTTGATGCTTCATCTTGAGGGGTTGTACGGGTTTTGAGGAGGGAGGTGATGAAGGGGATGCAGAGGGGGCTTTTGTCATCGATGATGGGCGGTGCGGTGGAGGCCATGGCGGTGGTGGTAGCGGTACCTGGGGATTGGGGGAGTCACGGGTGATGCCTGTGGATGCGGAGGTGGTCCGGCGAGACAGGTGAGGGACTTCATGGCCGTTTGGACGCCGATGCCGAGAGGTGTCCGGCGGGGTTCAGCGGGATGCGGGGCGGCATGCATCCTCGCGGCGGGTTGACGCCGAAGCGCGTGTCTGGGTCCCCGGGATTGTGTACGTACTCATTTCCGCTTCTGATTACCGCGGGTGCACCATGGTGATGATTCAATCTACCGGTCCCGGCAGTATGCAATGTTCTACATGGTTGAGGTGGGCTGAAGGCTGTCACTGCAAGATCTTTGGCAGAAAGACTTCATCTTTAATGTATCAGTCATCAGCTAGCTAGGAGCCAGAGTGAATCGGCAGAACCCCACGGCATCTCATCTCGTGCGGTAGGCGAGCATACCCGAGATCTTACCAAGGCTAAATTTCCTCGTAGGGAACCATTGAATCTAACTTGCAAGATTCACAGGGGGCTCTGGACCTCCCAGACAGACTTTGGTCGGCAGCTGGGGTGACCAGTAGGAAGAAGGGGCTGGTACCCATCTCTTTCGGCGCCGTCTGTGTTCCCTGGGGCCATCAACTCAGCACAGGTCCGTCGGCATCGAGTGGGCACGGCATCCCGCTCTCTCGCCTTTGCACCTTGGGCCTTGGGGCTTGGTGGCCGTTCCCCAGTGTTCCACGGCGCCAGACACTGGGGAGACGCTGGGGAAGTACGTACCCGCTGCCGACCGGAGGCTGGCCCAGTACAGCGCTGTGAGTGGTCAGACTGGTGGTCGAGCAGGGGCATGTGACATGGAGTGGCGGGGTTGACTTCCTTCCCCACATGACCTCATGTGCACGATGGGGTACGTGGGTACCTCGTCGCGCTCGAGTCCATTGGAGACTTTGTATCCCACGGCAAACGGAGCATGTGAAGTTTGGCCTTAGCCGCTTTCAGACTAGCGTATTTCGTCGGCTTCGGACACAGCAAGCTGCCTCGGCTCTCTGAGCGGCTGCCGTCACGCTGCACAGAAGACAGTTGCCGGAAGCGCAGAAGTTAGAAAACCACCACGTCCGTCCTTTCACAAGAACAAAAGATTCATTGGATTGATCATCGTTGCGACCTCTTAACCATATCCAATCTCCAAACTTCTTCTGGATTTCTCTGTGCCACCTGTATTTCCATTTAGCGACTgttctctccctctctctcttcaaTCCATCACATACACACAATGGCTGGTCAGCTACGCTTCGACGGCcaggtcgtcgtcgtcactgGCGCTGGCGGTGGCCTCGGCAAGGCCTATGCCACCTTCTTTGGCTCCCGCGGCGCCAGCGTCGTCGTCAACGACCTCGGAGGCTCCTTCAAGGGCGAGGGCAACTCAACCAAGGTATGGCATCTGATAGATAGAAGCGTCCGGGTGCGCATCGCTGACGTCTGACTACCCAGGCGGCCGACGTTGTCGTCAACGAGATCAAGGCTGCCGGCGGCAAGGCCGTGGCCAACTACGATTCGGTCGAGAACGGTGACAAGATCATCGAGACGGCGATCCAGAACTTTGGCCGCATTGACGTGCTGATCAACAATGCTGGCATCCTGCGCGATATCAGCTTCAAGAACATGAAGGGCGAGGACTGGGACCTGATTATGAAGGTGCACGTCAAAGGATCGTACAAGTGCGCTCGCGCGGCGTGGCCCCATTTCAGGAAACAAAAGTACGGCCGTGTCATCAACACGGCCTCGGCTGCCGGTCTCTTTGGCAGCTTCGGCCAGTGCAACTACTCTGGTACGTGTCCCACCCGGTGCCCAATTGATATAAATCGCCTCGTGATGCTAATCCGGTTCGTGCAGCTGCCAAGTTGGCCATGGTCGGCTTCACCGAGACTCTGGCAAAGGAGGGCGCCAAGTACAACATCCTGTGCAATGTCATTGCACCAATCGGTACGTGCAACGTGTGGGCAAGCGGAGCCGCGGGCAGGGGAGATAAATCATGAGCGCTAACTGGTACAAACAGCCGCCAGCAGAATGACCCAGACTGTGATGCCGCCCGATGTGCTGGAGATCTTGAAGCCCGAATGGGTCGTTCCCCTCGTCTCCGTCCTCGTACATAAGGACAACAAGGATGAGAACGGTTCCATCTTCGAGGTTGGCGGTGGTCACATTGCCAAGCTGCGTTGGGAGCGGTCCAGCGGTCTCCTCCTCAAGGCCGACGACAGCTACACACCCAGCGCCGTCATTAAGAAGTGGGATCAGGCCATCGACTTCTC
This is a stretch of genomic DNA from Colletotrichum lupini chromosome 10, complete sequence. It encodes these proteins:
- a CDS encoding exportin 1-like protein; its protein translation is MATNGASEAFAPQDVLSAMVTMRGGEQENKKKAHAYLERFQKSNSAWSTIFGILKDSAEPEAQLFAAITLRGKITYDLSTQVPEAELPALRDQILLLLKGFAAGPKPIRVQLCVCLATLAVQMTAWKDVLPTVVSSLGDSVESHAAILDFLRVLPEEVTEGRKITLTEEELSERTKELLGDNTDQVVQLLINYSQSSASAAQNPQLMECITSWLREVPVSTVVNSPLLDVIFNGVGNDSASQEAAECLCTVFRETRDVDDNLETIQILLPRVIALRQRIAVVVEEEDTEIYKSLTKIFALAAEAWVVAIAREPGHFRPLVDAVLECAARDKDRDVIEHTFQFWYELKQYIVLERYIQARLELVDIYSKLVDILLTHLRYPQSESASETDLFDGDREAEEKFREFRHQMGDTLKDSCEVMGVTDCLTKVLEAIKVWMHSYAGQATATSVPHWQELEAPLFAMRAMGQMVDKEESIVLPQLMPLLVQIPSHEKLRFATIMVLGRYTEWTSAHPEYLEPQFNYIVTSFQTDSKEVVRAAAMAIKYFCTDCKQLLSGQVIQMQEFYDQILDKLPDQSQEEITEGVASVVAVQPPTEIYKLLKLYCDPLVQRLMNKANLATDDKGKLALADHLQLITIFIQIVVPYVGPGEENPAVKYWQEVFPVLATILDNFMGFVPICERICRCWRNMIISYRTAMTPLLPEMANKLAGGFAASRQGAFLWVTAAILREFSEDREHVNQEITQSIYAFFEAQTTTFLRVMSELQPSELPDVIEDFFRLLIDALLYYPGRIVPSELLGPIFEAAIYALTLEQRDPLSATLHFLRDLLTYGGDNPATSDVLPPDVAAQIREVVSKLLATHGEKLVKQVMAGMMITFPRDCFADGSGVLLAMFELFPAQTTTWVESTIQLLPPGTITPAEANRLMAKIRERLSGNDPTAIRQVRALLQDFTNTYRRRYVAPREGLGQLEAARFHFTG
- a CDS encoding D-glycerate 3-kinase, which produces MASTAPPIIDDKSPLCIPFITSLLKTRTTPQDEASTRPFIIGLNGVQGVGKTTLVRALADTLTKLGHPTLVFSIDDLYLTHADQVALARSHPENLLIQQRGEPGTHDTQLARAFFDSIAKGQPTKVPSYDKAAFSGQGDRVPESQWTEVNKPGQPKVQVVIFEGWCVGFRALPGAEVEARWKAPSRTLQKHKLEHLLLVNARLKEYDAMTDLLDVFIHVDAEDTQYVYDWRLQQEAALRRERGAGMTDEQVVKFVDGYYPAYELFSDNVRKGILPNSPGHQMRLVVRKDRSVKESFIL